The Triticum urartu cultivar G1812 chromosome 6, Tu2.1, whole genome shotgun sequence genome includes the window TTTAGTTGGTCCACCTGAACCTGTTGTTACATCTGCATGTGAGCAACCTTGCACTATCATTGAATTCGGCAACATTTCCCCTTCTGTGATATGTTTTTCTGAAGGAGGATATCCCCCAACCTCTGCATCATGTTGTGCACACGGCTACCCTTCTGTGATGTGTAAATTCACAAGTATTCCTTTCATTCTGTAGAACTGCAGATTAGGAATATGACTAATATTAAAACATTAATTTATTTGTTAGCAATAACCATTTCTTGGATGATGCATGTTGCTCATTTTTGCGTATGCATGTGCCCTATATGAGCTATGAATTCTTTTTAATTAAGTGAAATACCCTCTATGAGCTATGAATTCTCTTTAATTAAGGGAATGCTATCATGGTCTCTGTTTGTGCTTCTTTTCCCCATTCTCACTCCAATCTTTTTTTGTAGGGTGTGTATGGCTACCCCATTGAAATTCAATCCCTTTTCTTCATGGCACTAAGGTGTGCTCTTCTAATGCTTAAACATGACGCTGAAGGGAAAGATTTTGTGGAGCGGATTGCAACTCGTCTTCATGCTTTAAGTTATCACATGCGGAGTTATTTTTGGCTAGATTTCCAGCAGCTAAATGATATTTATCGTTACAAGACGGAAGAATATTCTCATACAGCTGTCAACAAATTTAATGTTATTCCAGATTCTATTCCGGACTGGCTATTTGATTTCATGCCTTGCGAGGGTGGTTTTTTTGTTGGTAATGTCAGTCCTGCAAGGATGGACTTCCGTTGGTTTGCACTTGGAAACATGATTGCCATAGTATCATCTCTTGCTACACCTGAGCAATCCATGGCCATAATGGATCTCATTGAGGAGCGCTGGGAAGAGTTAATTGGTGAGATGCCTCTGAAGATATGCTATCCTGCTATTGAGAACCATGAATGGCGGATCGTGACAGGATGTGATCCAAAAAATACGAGATGGAGTTACCACAATGGAGGATCTTGGCCAGGTTATTGCACTTTGTGTTACTTGGATCTCTGTATGTAATATATGTGAAAATTATCGTGCTTTTGTTAAGTTCATGTATGAATTAGGCTTAGTTTGTGGTTGCTGAATCATGTTGTGTTCTTAATTTTTAATCCATTGTAGGAAATTAGCCACTAAAATAGGGAAAAGTGGATTGATCAAACGAGATTACCATAATCCACCATAATGCCTAGCACTGCCTTAGATTTTAAATTAAATTCAATGATAACTATCATAACTTTATTTTTTAGCATGAAGAGGAAGGTAAACTTATGCTAAGCATGTCAACAAGATGAACTGTGATTTACACCTTCCATATGTTTTTTAATGAGCCGCCTTTTCTGTTGATAAGAGAAAGATCTGCATGATCTCTCCTTTTGTGCTCCATTTTTTTGGTTTGTTTTAGTTTTCTCATATTTCTAGTAGATATCTGAAACATGACATTGAGTTAAGCTGCAACAACCATTGCATACGACTTCTTTTTTCATGCATCAAACATTCTTCCTGCAGTACTTCTCTGGCTGCTCACGGCAGCAAGCATCAAAACTGGACGGCCGCAAATTGCAAGAAGAGCAATTGACCTAGCTGAGAGGAGGCTGTTGAAGGATGGCTGGCCTGAGTATTACGATGGTAAGCTTGGAAAATATGTTGGCAAGCAGGCAAGGAAATTTCAGACTTGGTCCATTGCCGGGTATTTGGTCGCCAAGATGCTGCTGGAGGATCCTTCGCATCTTGGTATGATAGCCTTGGAAGAGGACAAGGCAATGAAGCCAGTTTTGAGAAGGTCCGCCTCATGGACAAACTGATATATCGACAAGAACTTTAGGGGAGCAACGTCTGGATTGAAAACACGAATTATTCGGGTAGCATTTCTCTGCTCATCCCTTGTTTTGACTTTCCCAACGGAAAGTTTTATTTTCTTCTGGATTCCTCGGCTGTACAATATCTCAGCTCATTTATTGAGTTGGAAAAGAAGCAATTGTGGAAATGAGtattctcttttcttttcttttcaatcCATCGTTGTAAGAAGATACTATTGATTCTTGCTTGGTCATTCCGTAGTAACGGGATCCTTGACTCAAAACTTTGTTGTTTGGGTTGACTATATAGACGAGTCTGCTGATCCAGCTTCCTATGATGAACATAAGTTTTTATCTAACGAATAAAAATTGCTCCATTCTGCTAGTGCATATCAGTTCCGTTCTTCCTGACTTCTCAAAGCGAGGCATAAATAGTGTGGGTGGCGTGCGAAATTGCATAGGAGCACTCGGCGACACAGCCCACTGCTATCATGCCCATCCAGTTGTCTCGGGATCAACACCCACTATATTTTTGTCTACTGTCTGCTTCCTATTGCCCACTGTTATCATGCCCATCCAGCTCTCTGTATTGTGTTCATTTATTGCTCTGTATCTTTGTCTACTGTCTGCTTCCTATGTATATTGGCCACTGTTACAACTCACTTGCCAGCTGATTCATTGCTTCATTTATGAGAAATGAGTTGTTTCTCTAGCACTATCGTTTTACCACACAGTACATTGTCAATACATATACGGAGTTAGTGTAATATATCAATTTTTACTTGTTCAGTGGTGAGGTAATATATTTAAAACCGTAGACAATTACTTTGGCTCTCTGATTCTTGTATGGGCAGTGACTTTCTTGCCCAATGCATCCGGATGAACAGCCGACAGGAGCTGCATTCCTATGCATGGGTTCCATGATCTAGACCTGTGTTCAAACCCTTGTCGTCCAAAACGCATGTATCAATGTCGTCCAAAACACATAGCCATTATATAAGCACAAATCCAAATACTCATTTCTAGGAAATTATGTAAATAAATCCAAGAGATTTTTCAACATATTTAATGTTTTTTTAGCTCAAGTGAAAAACTGAGAATGTCGTGCTAATAGTTCCATAAACTTACTCATAATAATCTCAGGATATTTTTAAAAATCTTGGGAATTATTCTCTTCTAAATATATGCTAATTTAATAATAAAAATTCCAAGAAAGGTATAATTAATCGCACAGTCAAATCTAATGTACGATGTCACACACACCAATGAAATTGCTATATATTTTTACGGTGCTTCTCCTGGTCATTGTTATTAAATGGATGTGTACCAAAGGCTTTGTCATTTAATGCTTAGTTGAAATTTGTGATATGTTGTCAGACACACTATCTTGAATTGAATGAGTATGGACAGCTTTTTACTGTTGGCATATACGCAAGCATGCAGTATTGCGACCTCACTATCAATTAAACGAAAACCTGCATCGATCCCCAAATGAACCATGAGTGGCTTTGATTCTAGAGGAGTGCGTCGCCATGTGCTCCTAGTTTGCGTCCGGGTGGCGTGTTactttctactccctccattcctaaatgcAAGTCTTTCTGGAGATTCCACCAAGtaactacatacagagcaaaatgagtaagtctacactctaaaatacgtctacaTATATCTGTATGTTGCattccatttgaaatgtctaaagaaacttatatttaggaacggagggagtacgtagTAAATTTTTAGAGTAAAATGCATCATAAGTCCTACAACTATGCGACGTCTGTCAATCTAGTCCTAAAACTTCAAAAGTGCAGATTTGGGTCCCAAATGTTTTGAAGGCGTACAACTCTGGTCCCAAATTCGCTGCAGCTGTGTTGACAGGTGGACGTGGCTGTTAGAAGGGAGAGTGGGATTTGGTGCGGAATATGATGGATGTATTATTGAGCCTCGAGGGCAAGTATATATTGAGTACAAGGCTTGAAGGGAAAGACGCCTCTTCTAGAGATAAGGTAGGAGATGGATTagtagatcgcaaataaaataaagtgcagcaaagtatttttgggtttttggattaataaaTCTGAAAATagaagcaaataaaaata containing:
- the LOC125512549 gene encoding cytosolic invertase 1, with protein sequence MELGAAGMRRSASHNSLSGSDDFDLTHLLNKPRINVERQRSFDDRSLSDVSYSGGHARGGGGFDGMYSPGGGLRSLVGTPASSALHSFEPHPIVGDAWEALRRSLVFFRGQPLGTIAAFDHASEEVLNYDQVFVRDFVPSAMAFLMNGEPEIVKNFLLKTVLLQGWEKKVDRFKLGEGAMPASFKVLHDDKKGIDTLHADFGESAIGRVAPVDSGFWWIILLRAYTKSTGDLTLAERPECQKAMRLILSLCLSEGFDTFPTLLCADGCCMIDRRMGVYGYPIEIQSLFFMALRCALLMLKHDAEGKDFVERIATRLHALSYHMRSYFWLDFQQLNDIYRYKTEEYSHTAVNKFNVIPDSIPDWLFDFMPCEGGFFVGNVSPARMDFRWFALGNMIAIVSSLATPEQSMAIMDLIEERWEELIGEMPLKICYPAIENHEWRIVTGCDPKNTRWSYHNGGSWPVLLWLLTAASIKTGRPQIARRAIDLAERRLLKDGWPEYYDGKLGKYVGKQARKFQTWSIAGYLVAKMLLEDPSHLGMIALEEDKAMKPVLRRSASWTN